The following proteins are co-located in the Bacillus pumilus genome:
- a CDS encoding transglycosylase domain-containing protein: protein MKKKKIIIPLVIAGSTLVLSFIGYLTILFLGHYVIDEKKLVFHASSKIIDQNGKELTSMYSENRDPVSLKEIPDKVAKAFVAVEDKRFYEHHGIDAQSISRAVYRDILAGGKVEGGSTITQQLAKNIFLTNDKTFLRKTKEVIIAINLERDYSKDKLLEMYLNQLYFGHGVYGIQAAANYYFSKDVKDLTVSEGATLAAMPKAPSSYSPVLHPDKNKKRRDTILNLMNEQGYLSSTETVEAKGRTLGIHLKKKSETPWVDSYVDLIIKEAESEYAISHEQLLQGGYTITVPIDMNLQKVAYDAMKNNRYFPGKSGSPESSAVFIDNESGGVKAAIGGREYQARGYNRVTAVRQPGSVFKPIAVYGPAMQEKKFRPYSLLEDKEKSYDGYSPKNYDGQYEGRVTMVDALMKSKNTAAVWTLSQLGIDTSKSYLEKMGMEISDKGLAMALGGLEKGVSPLQIAGAFHTFANEGVYKKPFFIQKITNDEGETVEKNRNKQERVFSVQNAWNMTRMLQQVVKGGTAQSGSYAGDLAGKTGTTTYSGVKGATKDAWFAGYTPSTTGAIWMGYDKTDNSHYLTGGSQYPVQLFKDILTTAQITNETFKKPEGIKELQSPIHLEGLSGFEARYAFKIKGLFTLELSWDEQEDKRVEYRIYEKRNGSETLIDSVTGVGSYTMPYANVFSDAQYKVVPYNTQTKEEGEGSSYVKPETFGR from the coding sequence GTGAAGAAAAAGAAGATAATCATTCCGTTAGTCATTGCAGGAAGCACACTCGTGCTTTCATTTATTGGCTATCTGACCATTTTATTTTTAGGACATTATGTCATAGATGAGAAGAAGCTTGTTTTTCACGCTTCCTCAAAAATCATTGATCAGAATGGAAAAGAACTCACAAGTATGTATTCAGAAAATCGGGACCCTGTGTCATTAAAGGAGATACCTGATAAAGTAGCGAAAGCTTTTGTTGCTGTCGAGGACAAGCGTTTTTATGAGCATCATGGAATTGATGCACAATCTATTTCAAGGGCGGTTTATCGAGATATATTAGCAGGAGGAAAAGTAGAGGGCGGCAGTACGATTACCCAACAGCTCGCAAAAAATATTTTTCTCACAAACGATAAAACCTTTCTTCGAAAAACAAAAGAAGTCATTATTGCTATTAATTTAGAAAGAGATTATTCAAAGGATAAACTGCTTGAGATGTATTTGAATCAGCTTTACTTCGGCCATGGCGTCTATGGGATTCAGGCGGCAGCCAATTATTATTTTAGTAAAGATGTCAAAGATTTAACTGTCAGCGAAGGTGCTACACTTGCTGCTATGCCAAAGGCACCGTCTTCTTACTCGCCTGTTTTACATCCTGATAAAAATAAAAAAAGGCGAGATACCATCCTGAATTTAATGAATGAACAAGGATATTTGTCATCCACAGAAACAGTAGAAGCAAAAGGGAGGACACTAGGTATCCATTTGAAAAAGAAATCAGAAACGCCTTGGGTGGACAGCTATGTCGATCTCATCATTAAAGAAGCGGAATCAGAGTATGCCATTTCACATGAGCAATTGCTTCAAGGCGGCTATACCATTACCGTCCCGATTGATATGAATTTGCAAAAAGTTGCCTATGATGCGATGAAAAACAACCGTTATTTCCCGGGAAAAAGCGGGTCTCCGGAAAGCAGCGCCGTGTTTATTGATAACGAGTCTGGTGGAGTAAAAGCAGCCATTGGAGGACGAGAATATCAGGCAAGGGGCTATAACAGGGTAACGGCTGTTAGACAGCCTGGATCTGTTTTCAAGCCGATTGCGGTGTATGGTCCGGCGATGCAGGAGAAAAAATTCAGACCTTATTCACTGCTTGAAGACAAAGAAAAAAGCTATGACGGCTATTCACCAAAGAATTACGATGGGCAGTATGAAGGCAGGGTCACGATGGTGGATGCCCTGATGAAGAGTAAAAATACAGCTGCTGTGTGGACGTTAAGTCAGCTTGGCATTGACACCTCTAAATCTTATCTTGAAAAAATGGGAATGGAGATTTCGGATAAAGGACTTGCCATGGCACTTGGCGGCTTAGAAAAAGGGGTTTCTCCATTGCAGATCGCTGGAGCCTTCCATACATTTGCAAATGAAGGCGTGTATAAAAAGCCTTTCTTTATTCAGAAAATCACCAATGATGAAGGGGAAACTGTTGAGAAGAATCGAAACAAACAAGAGCGAGTGTTTAGTGTGCAAAACGCATGGAATATGACGAGAATGCTTCAGCAAGTCGTCAAAGGCGGGACAGCTCAGAGCGGTTCATATGCTGGAGATTTAGCAGGTAAAACAGGAACAACCACCTATTCAGGTGTGAAAGGTGCAACAAAAGATGCTTGGTTTGCCGGCTATACGCCTAGTACAACGGGTGCGATTTGGATGGGATATGACAAAACTGATAACAGCCACTATTTAACTGGCGGCAGTCAGTATCCAGTGCAGCTGTTTAAAGATATTTTAACGACAGCCCAAATCACCAATGAAACATTCAAAAAGCCAGAGGGGATTAAAGAACTTCAATCACCGATCCATTTAGAAGGGCTATCAGGATTTGAAGCCCGCTATGCCTTTAAAATCAAAGGATTGTTTACATTGGAGCTGTCTTGGGACGAACAGGAGGATAAACGGGTTGAATATCGCATCTATGAAAAGAGAAATGGAAGCGAGACGCTGATCGACTCAGTGACAGGCGTGGGCAGCTACACAATGCCGTATGCCAATGTGTTTTCAGATGCGCAGTATAAGGTTGTTCCATACAATACCCAAACAAAAGAAGAAGGCGAAGGCAGTTCTTATGTCAAGCCAGAGACTTTTGGACGTTAA